TACGCCGTGCGGGTGACCGTCTCGTCGTCGTACGGGGCGGGCGCCTCGGGCAGGCCGCGGTGGCGGTAGTCCTCGCCGTCGATCCGCAGCGGACGGAAGTGGGCGCTCAGGCCCTGGATCTCCCGCAGGAAGTCGGCCGCGGCGAACCGGCCCTCGCCCAGCTTGCCGGGCAGCGTGTTGGAGGTGGCGGCCAGCGCCACCCCGGCGTCGACCAGCTTGCCGAGCAGGGTGGAGACCAGGACCGTGTCACCGGGATCGTCCAGCTCGAACTCGTCGATGCACAGCAGCTTGTGCTCGCCGAGGGTGCGGACGGTCTGCTGGAAGCCGAGCGCGCCGACGAGGTTGGTCAGCTCGACGAAGGTGCCGAAGGCCTTGTGCTCGGCCGGGGCGGGGGTGGCGTGCCACAGGGAGGCGAGCAGGTGGGTCTTGCCGACGCCGTAGCCGCCGTCCAGGTAGACGCCGCGCGGGCCCCGGGGGGCCGCGGGCTTCCTGGCGAACCAGCGCCGCTTGCCCGAGCCGGCCCGCCCGGCGTCGATGCTCTCCGCGAAGTCGCTCAGGACCTGGACGGCCTCGGCCTGGCTGGGCTGCTTCGGGTCCGGGATGTAGGTGTCGAACCGGGCGCCCTGGAAGCGCGGCGGCGGCACCATCTCGGCCACCAGGCGGTCGGCCGGGACGTGCGGGGCGCGGGCGGTGAGCGCGGCGGGCGCCGCGTCGTCCCCGTCGGCCGGCGGTCCGGCTATCGGGTCGGGCTGCGGGGCGGAGTGCTGGGAAGGCGACACAGCCGTCCAGCCTATCTCCTGCGCGGGGGGCGCCGGTCCGCTGAGAGGGGCATGTCACACTGCCGCCATGCGACGCCTGTTCCCTCTCCCCGCCCCGTCCGCACCGGCCCCTGCCGCCGAGAACACCGAGGTGGGGGTCGCCGGCCCCACGGACCGTGCCTGGACCCTGCACGAGCTGGCCGACGCCTACGCGTACCCGGCGGCGGACGACCCGGTGCGCTCGGGGCGCACCGGCTGGCTGCGGGCGAACATGGTGTCCTCCGTGGACGGCGCGGCCCACCACGAGGGCCGCTCGCAGCCGCTCTCCAGCGATGCCGATATGCGGATCTTCGGGGTGCTGCGGGGCCTCGCGGATGCCGTGGTGGTGGGTGCGGAGACGGTGCGGCAGGAGGGCTATCGGCCGGCCCGCGCCCGGGAGGCGTTCGCCGCCCGCCGGGCCGCGGCCGGCCAGGGCCCGGCCCCCGCCATCGCCGTGGTGACCGCCGGCCTCGCGCTGGACTTCACCCTGCCGCTGTTCACCGAGCCGCTGGTCCCCACCCTGGTGCTGACCGGCGCGGGCGCGCCTGCGGACCGGGTGGCGAAGGCCCGTGCCGCAGGCGTCGAGGTGCTGTTCGCCGGTGAGGGGCAGGGCGTCGATCCGGCCCGGGTGACCGGGGCGCTGGCCGAACGGGGCCACACCCGGCTGCTCACGGAGGGCGGGCCGATGCTGCTGGGGCAGCTCGCGGCGGCCGGCGCGCTGGACGAGTTGTGCCTGTCGCTGGCTCCGGTGGTTGCCGTGGGCGACGCGCCGAGGATCATGAACGGTCCCGCCGTCCCGGTACCGGAGCGATTCGCCCTGGCGTCCGTACTGGAGGAGGGCGGATTCCTCTTCACTCGCTACCGCCGGCCGTGACAATCGGCGGAACTATCTGTTCCGCTTAGCTTCTGTTGGGCACACTGAAAGCCAACAGTCCCGCACGCCTACGGGGCAGGATGGTGTCTGTCGGGCTCCGTGCCATGCGGCGCCCCGAAGAGAAGAAGGGCGTCCGTCGTGTTCACGAGCGTATTGATGATCGAGAAGCCACTGACGCCCGCCGATGTGGAGTTTGTGACCACCCTGCACGGCGATGACCGGATCTCGTTCGTCGTGCTCATGCAGCCTCGCGGCAAGCAGGATGTTCTGCTACGGGCCATCGACGACGTGGCCCTCGGTGAGTTCGACGACGCCGTACGGGAGGGCGAGGAACCGGGCGGCGCCCGCGCGGAGGCCCCCGCCGAGCTCGCCCTGGCCCACACGCTGCAGGCCCTGCGCGACACCGGCGCCCAGGCCGTCGGGCAGGTGGTCGAGGACCATCCGCTGGACCTGCTGCGGTCCGTCGTCGACGAGACCGGCGCGGACGAGGTGATCGTGCTGACCACCCCGCACTTCGTGGAGGAGTTCTTCCACCGCGACTGGGCCTCCCGCGCCCGCCACAAGGTCGGCGTCCCGGTCCTCAAGCTGTTCTCCCATGCGGCGGACGACCAGCCCCAGGGGACCGCCGGAGACTGAGCGGCCCGCCGTCACCGGGACCCGCCCCGTCCACCGGGCCCCTCCGCAGGGCTCCGCCGGCGGTCAGGGGCGGGCTACGGGCCGGGGGCGCAGCCGGCCGTCCCGCACCTCGGCGACCGTGTCCGCCACGTCCAGACGGACGGGGTCGTGGGTGACCAGCACCGTCGCGGTGGCGCGCTGCCGGGTGAGCGTGCGCAGCAGCGCGAGCACCGCGGCGCCCCGCTCGTGGTCCAGGGCGCTGGTCGGCTCGTCCACCAGCAGCACCGCGGGCTCGTTCATCAGCGCCCGCGCGATATTGACCCGCTGCCGCTGACCGCCCGACAGCTGATGCGGCCGCCGGTGGGCCTGGTCCTCCAGGCCGACCGCCGACAGCAGCTCCCGTGCCCGCGCCCGCGTGCGTACCCGCGTCGTACGCGACGCGCGCCCGTCCAGGTGGGCCGTCACCTGCAGCTGTTCGGCGGCGGTCAGCGACGGCAGCAGATTGGGCTGCTGGAAGACCGTGCCGATGGCGGTGCGGCGCAGCGTCGTCAGCGCGGCCGGGCCGAGCCCCGCGGTGTCCGTGCCGCCGATCACCACCCGTCCGCGGTCCGGGCGGATCAGTGTGGCGGCGACCGCGAGCAGGCTGGACTTGCCGGATCCGGACGGGCCGATCACCGCGGTCAGACGTCCGGCGGGGACGGTCAGCGAGACCTCGTCCAGCGCCGTCAGCCGGGCGTCGCCGTCGGGGTAGGTGAGGGTGACATCGGTCAGTTCGAGGCTCATCGGGCACTTCCCAGGGCGGTCAGCGGGTCCACGGACGTGATGCGGCGGATGGCGAGCGCGGCGCCTGCGGCACCCAGCGCGATCATGATCAGGGCGGGCGCCGCCACGGTGGCCGGGGCGAGCACAAAGGGCACCGTGCCGCCGATTCCGGCGCCCACCGCGGCCACCACGGCGCTGCCCAGGGCGGTCCCGCCCACCAGCAGCACCACGGCCTGTCCGAGGGCATCCCGCAGCAGCGAGCGGGTCGAGGCGCCCAGCGCCTTCAGCACGGCGACCTCGCCGCCGCGCTGGATCGTCCACACCGTGAAGAACGCCCCGATGACCAGCGCGGAGATCGCGAACAGAAAGCCGCGCATCAGCTGCAGGGACCCGTTCTCGGCGGCGTACGAGCCGATGGCCTGCAGGGCGTCGGCGGCGGCGACGGTCCTGGTGCCGAGCGCCCGGTCGGCGGCCGCCAGTCCGGCGGTGCCGGAGGTCGAGAGGGCGAGGACGGTCGCTCCGACGGGGTCGCCGGAGGCGTCGGTCCGGCCGGGCTGGTCACCGGCGGCCGCTCCGGCGCCGCTCGCCAGCCGCCGCCAGTCCTGAAGCGGCGTCCAGACCACCGGCGTATGGGCGTACATCGCCGCGCCCGACACCGCCGCCACCCGGACCGTGCGGCCGCCGAGCGTCAGCGTGCCCCCGGCCCGCACCCCCAGTGAGGCGGCTGCCTTCGCGGACAGCACCACCGCACCGTCCTCCACCCGCGCAGGCGCCGTCTGCGACCCCGGCCGCACGCCGAACAGCGACACCGCGGCGGTCCGGCCGCCGGACTCGGCCTTCGTCGGCGCGATCCCCAGCGGGTCGGCGTGCCGTACGCCCGGCACCCGCGCCCAGGCCCGTACGGTCCGCTCCGTCAGCCGCGAGTCGGTGAAAGCAACGTCCCTGCCGTCGGCGGGCGCCGAGAACACCAGGTGATCGGCGGGCAGCGCGGTGATCGCCGAGGTGTTCTCCCGGCCCAGGCCCGCCGTCAGGCCCGACAGCAACCCCACCAGCACCGTGATCAGCACAATGACGGTGCCCATCAGGGCGAACCGTCCCTTGGCGAATCTCAGGTCCCTCCAGGCGACGAACACCGGCGATGCCCTCCTCGGATCCGGGTGCCGGACTCCACTGCCCGGCCTCGGCCTCCACCGTCGCGCGCCGGGCGGGCCGCTGACATCGCGCCGGGGAGTGGTCCGCCCGGATCGAAAGAGGTGCCCCGCGCTCAACCCTTTGGTTGATGCCGCAGGTGGGGAGGGCACTTAGCCTGAGGGGGCCGTGACCGAAGAAACCGCGACCGAAAACCCCGCGCCCGGGGAATCCGCGCGCGCCCCCTCCCTCACCCCCGTCCTGCGGGTCCTGCGCAGCTGTCTGCACCTGATGGTGGCCGCGCTGCTGGCACTGGCCTGCGTGCGCGCGATCGCCGACCACGCCCCCTCCGCCCCGGCCGTGACCGCCGCCGCGGCCGCGCTGTTCGCGGTGTACGTGACCGGCCCCCGGCTGCCCCGGCTCCGCAGCTCCACCGGCGCCGCCGCCCTCTGGCTGAGCGCCGTGGCCCTGCTCTGGCTGGTGCTGCTCGCCCTCACTCCCGACGGCGTCTGGCTCGCCTTCCCCCTGTTCTTCGTCCAGCTGCATCTGCTGCCGCTGCGAGGGGGCCTGGCCGCCGTCGCGGCCACCACCGCCGCCGCCATCGCCGGATTCGGCCTGCACACCCACACCCTGAGCCTCGGCACGGTGCTCGGCCCCGCCCTGGGCGCCGCCGTCGCCGTCGCCGTCGTCCTCGGCTACGAGGCCCTTTACCGGGAGAGCGAGCAGCGCCGCCGCCTCATCGAGGAGCTCACCGCGGCCCGCAGCGAGCTGGCCGCCGCGGAACGCGCCGCCGGGGTGCTCGCCGAACGCGAGCGGCTGGCCCGCGAGATCCACGACACCCTCGCCCAGGGCCTGTCCAGCATCTAGCTGCTGCTGCGGGCCGCCGAGCGCGCCCTGCCGCGGCAGCCCGGCACCGCCCTCGGCCATGTCCGGCAGGCCCGCACCACCGCCGCCGGCAACCTCGCCGAGGCGCGCCGCTTCGTCCGTGCGCTGAGCCCGCCCGACCTGGAGGCCGGCTCGCTGCCCGCCGCGCTGGAACGGCTGTGCGCCACCACCGCCCGTACCTCTCCGCTCGCCGTGCACTGCCAGGTTTCCGGCACCCCCACCGCGCTCCCCACCACGCACGAGGTCGCCCTGCTGCGCATCGCCCAGTCCGCGCTCGCCAACACCGTGCGGCACGCCGGTGCCGGACGGGCCGAGCTGACCCTCAGCTACATGGACACCGAGGTCGCGCTGGACGTCGTCGACGACGGCGCGGGATTCGTCCCCGCCGAGGTGCCCGCCCCGGGCTCCGCGGCGGCGGACGGCACCGGCTTCGGCCTCGCCGCGATGCGCGCCCGGGCCCGCGCCCTCCAGGGCACCCTCGTCGTCGAGTCCGCCCCCGGCGAGGGCACCGCGGTCGCCGTCACCCTGCCCACTCCCGCCGCCCCGCCCGACGCCGCCCAGGAGGCCGCCCCGTGACCGCGACGGACACCCCCGTCCGGCTGCTGCTCGCCGACGACCACCCCGTCGTACGCGCCGGACTGCGCGCCGTCCTGGAGACCGAGGACGACTTCGAGATCGTCGCCGACGTCCCGACCGCCGAGCAGGCCGTCGACCTCGCCGCGCGGCTCGCCGTCGACGTCGTCCTCATGGACCTCCAGTTCGGCGGCCGGATGCTCGGCTCCCAGGCCACGGCGGAGATCACCGCCCGCCCCGGTGCCCCGCGCGTCCTCGTGCTGACCACCTACGACACCGACGTCGACATCCTCGCCGCCATCGAGGCCGGCGCCACCGGCTACCTCCTCAAGGACGCCCCGCCGGAGGAACTGGCGGCCGCGGTCCGCACCGCCGCCGCCGGGAAGTCCGCACTCGCCCCCACCGTCGCGCTGCGCCTCATGGACCGCATGCGCGCCCCCGCCACCGCGCTCTCCCGCCGGGAGACGGAGGTCCTTCAGCTCGTCGCGGACGGTCTGCCGAACGCGGCGATCAGCAAACAGCTCTTCCTCAGCCAGGCGACCGTCAAGTCCCACCTCGTCCACATCTACGCCAAGCTGGGCGTGGACTCCCGCACCTCCGCGGTCGCCGCCGCCACCGCCCGGGGCCTGATCCGCCGCTGAATGCTGCGCGCCGGGCCGCCTCCCGGACCCGGCCGGGCCGGCCAGGTCACAACCGGCCGGGGCCGGCAACCACACCCGTCAGGGGTCCACGGACCGGCACTGTCGGTGCCGGGTGCGAGAATCATGGACAGCACCACCGCTCGCGATGATCGACGATCAGGGAGACCCGCCCATGGCACCCGCCATCCCAGCCTCGATGGACCGGCCGCACTTCATCGGCATCGGCGGAGCCGGCATGTCGGGCATCGCCAAGATCCTCGCGCAGCGCGGCGCCCGGGTGGCGGGCAGCGACGCCAAGGACTCCGCGACCGCCCAGGCCCTGCGCTCCCTCGGCGC
This portion of the Streptomyces sp. 2114.4 genome encodes:
- a CDS encoding indole-3-glycerol phosphate synthase, translated to MFTSVLMIEKPLTPADVEFVTTLHGDDRISFVVLMQPRGKQDVLLRAIDDVALGEFDDAVREGEEPGGARAEAPAELALAHTLQALRDTGAQAVGQVVEDHPLDLLRSVVDETGADEVIVLTTPHFVEEFFHRDWASRARHKVGVPVLKLFSHAADDQPQGTAGD
- a CDS encoding ABC transporter permease codes for the protein MFVAWRDLRFAKGRFALMGTVIVLITVLVGLLSGLTAGLGRENTSAITALPADHLVFSAPADGRDVAFTDSRLTERTVRAWARVPGVRHADPLGIAPTKAESGGRTAAVSLFGVRPGSQTAPARVEDGAVVLSAKAAASLGVRAGGTLTLGGRTVRVAAVSGAAMYAHTPVVWTPLQDWRRLASGAGAAAGDQPGRTDASGDPVGATVLALSTSGTAGLAAADRALGTRTVAAADALQAIGSYAAENGSLQLMRGFLFAISALVIGAFFTVWTIQRGGEVAVLKALGASTRSLLRDALGQAVVLLVGGTALGSAVVAAVGAGIGGTVPFVLAPATVAAPALIMIALGAAGAALAIRRITSVDPLTALGSAR
- a CDS encoding dihydrofolate reductase family protein, with product MRRLFPLPAPSAPAPAAENTEVGVAGPTDRAWTLHELADAYAYPAADDPVRSGRTGWLRANMVSSVDGAAHHEGRSQPLSSDADMRIFGVLRGLADAVVVGAETVRQEGYRPARAREAFAARRAAAGQGPAPAIAVVTAGLALDFTLPLFTEPLVPTLVLTGAGAPADRVAKARAAGVEVLFAGEGQGVDPARVTGALAERGHTRLLTEGGPMLLGQLAAAGALDELCLSLAPVVAVGDAPRIMNGPAVPVPERFALASVLEEGGFLFTRYRRP
- a CDS encoding response regulator transcription factor, with amino-acid sequence MTATDTPVRLLLADDHPVVRAGLRAVLETEDDFEIVADVPTAEQAVDLAARLAVDVVLMDLQFGGRMLGSQATAEITARPGAPRVLVLTTYDTDVDILAAIEAGATGYLLKDAPPEELAAAVRTAAAGKSALAPTVALRLMDRMRAPATALSRRETEVLQLVADGLPNAAISKQLFLSQATVKSHLVHIYAKLGVDSRTSAVAAATARGLIRR
- a CDS encoding ABC transporter ATP-binding protein; protein product: MSLELTDVTLTYPDGDARLTALDEVSLTVPAGRLTAVIGPSGSGKSSLLAVAATLIRPDRGRVVIGGTDTAGLGPAALTTLRRTAIGTVFQQPNLLPSLTAAEQLQVTAHLDGRASRTTRVRTRARARELLSAVGLEDQAHRRPHQLSGGQRQRVNIARALMNEPAVLLVDEPTSALDHERGAAVLALLRTLTRQRATATVLVTHDPVRLDVADTVAEVRDGRLRPRPVARP
- the zapE gene encoding cell division protein ZapE, which codes for MSPSQHSAPQPDPIAGPPADGDDAAPAALTARAPHVPADRLVAEMVPPPRFQGARFDTYIPDPKQPSQAEAVQVLSDFAESIDAGRAGSGKRRWFARKPAAPRGPRGVYLDGGYGVGKTHLLASLWHATPAPAEHKAFGTFVELTNLVGALGFQQTVRTLGEHKLLCIDEFELDDPGDTVLVSTLLGKLVDAGVALAATSNTLPGKLGEGRFAAADFLREIQGLSAHFRPLRIDGEDYRHRGLPEAPAPYDDETVTRTAYRTPGASLDDFPSLLEHLSRVHPSRYGAMCDGIEAVFLTDVQAVPDQSTALRLVVLADRLYDREVPVLTSGKAFDELFSEEMLRGGYRKKYFRAISRLTALARDAGTLVADGSR